A genomic segment from Triticum dicoccoides isolate Atlit2015 ecotype Zavitan chromosome 1A, WEW_v2.0, whole genome shotgun sequence encodes:
- the LOC119295405 gene encoding pathogenesis-related protein PRB1-3-like, with product MAPGGVVLLGLLLLALVDALAAVHIDIAAALFHSHDHLGGNKHKDKQSSSSPSWPDGNYLPPAGNKEKKDKKEKPSWPDGNAADFFAEAAKKGLRSFTGGRGGYKTMTTEFLDAHNQVRAKYGVPPLRWSKKLARYARRWSDARRFDCVMMHSVGSPYGENVFWGTGWDWKAVEAVGDWASESSFYDWRAQACHPGQVCEHFTQIVWRTTKYVGCGRAECLAGGVFITCSYDPPGNWKGEVPLT from the coding sequence ATGGCGCCCGGCGGGGTTGTGCTCCTCGGCCTCCTTCTCCTGGCGCTGGTGGACGCGCTTGCCGCCGTCCACATCGACATCGCGGCGGCCCTGTTCCACTCGCACGACCACCTCGGGGGCAACAAGCACAAGGACAAGCAGTCTTCTTCCTCGCCTTCGTGGCCAGACGGCAATTACCTTCCGCCGGCGggcaacaaggagaagaaggacaagaaggaGAAGCCTTCATGGCCGGACGGTAACGCCGCGGATTTCTTCGCGGAGGCTGCCAAGAAGGGGCTGCGGTCCTTCACCGGCGGGCGGGGCGGGTACAAGACGATGACGACGGAGTTCCTGGACGCGCATAACCAGGTGCGGGCCAAGTACGGCGTGCCGCCGCTGCGGTGGAGCAAGAAGCTGGCGCGGTACGCGCGGCGGTGGTCGGACGCGCGGCGGTTCGACTGCGTGATGATGCACTCGGTGGGTTCCCCCTACGGCGAGAACGTCTTCTGGGGCACCGGGTGGGATTGGAAGGCCGTGGAGGCCGTGGGCGACTGGGCCAGCGAGTCCTCCTTCTACGACTGGCGGGCGCAGGCCTGCCACCCGGGCCAGGTCTGCGAGCACTTCACCCAGATCGTGTGGCGGACCACAAAGTACGTCGGCTGCGGCCGGGCCGAGTGCCTCGCCGGCGGCGTCTTCATCACCTGCTCCTACGACCCGCCCGGGAACTGGAAGGGAGAGGTGCCGCTCACCTAA
- the LOC119295395 gene encoding UDP-glucose 4-epimerase 1, whose protein sequence is MVSAVLRTILVTGGAGYIGSHTVLQLLLQGFRVLVVDSLDNASEEAIRRVRQLANAPQNSLDFRKVDLRDKEALDQIFSSQRFEAVIHFAGLKAVGESVEKPLLYYDNNLIGTITLLQVMAAHGCNKLVFSSSATVYGWPKEVPCTEEFPLSATNPYGRTKLVIEDICRDLQRSDPDWKIILLRYFNPVGAHPSGYVGEDPLGVPNNLMPYVQQVAVGRRPALTVYGTDYNTKDGTGVRDYIHVVDLADGHIAALRKLYEDSDRIGCEVYNLGTGKGTSVLEMVAAFEKACGKKIPLVYAGRRAGDAETVYAATAKAEKELKWKAKYGVEEMCRDLWNWASKNPYGYGSSD, encoded by the exons atggtgtcTGCGGTGTTGAGGACGATCCTGGTGACGGGCGGCGCGGGGTACATCGGCAGCCACACCGTGCTGCAGCTGCTCCTGCAGGGCTTCCGCGTCCTCGTCGTCGACAGCCTCGACAACGCCTCCGAGGAGGCCATCCGCCGCGTCCGACAACTCGCCAACGCCCCGCAAAACAGCCTCGACTTCCGCAAG GTGGACCTTCGTGACAAGGAGGCGCTCGACCAAATCTTCTCCTCCCAAAG GTTCGAGGCTGTGATCCACTTTGCCGGGCTGAAAGCCGTCGGGGAGAGCGTGGAGAAGCCCCTGCTTTACTACGACAACAACCTCATCGGCACCATCACCCTCCTCCAAGTCATGGCAgcacatggatgcaacaag CTTGTCTTCTCATCATCAGCCACTGTCTACGGGTGGCCCAAGGAGGTGCCCTGCACCGAGGAGTTCCCGCTCTCGGCGACCAACCCTTACGGCAGAACAAAG cTTGTCATTGAAGACATCTGCCGTGACCTCCAGCGCTCGGACCCTGACTGGAAGATCATACTGCTGAGGTACTTCAACCCAGTCGGCGCTCACCCGAGCGGCTACGTCGGGGAAGACCCCCTTGGAGTCCCCAACAACCTGATGCCCTATGTCCAGCAAGTCGCTGTCGGGAGGCGGCCTGCGCTGACGGTTTATGGGACCGACTACAACACCAAGGATGGAACAGGG GTACGTGACTACATCCATGTTGTTGACCTGGCTGACGGCCACATCGCCGCCTTGAGGAAGCTCTACGAAGATTCTGACAGAATAG GGTGCGAAGTGTACAATCTGGGCACTGGAAAGGGGACATCCGTGCTGGAGATGGTTGCCGCATTCGAGAAGGCTTGCGGAAAG AAAATCCCTCTGGTTTATGCTGGAAGAAGAGCTGGAGATGCCGAGACTGTGTACGCTGCCACCGCCAAAGCTGAGAAGGAGCTCAAGTGGAA GGCCAAGTATGGGGTGGAGGAGATGTGCAGAGACCTGTGGAACTGGGCCAGCAAGAACCCCTACGGCTACGGATCCAGCGATTAA